The following is a genomic window from Methanobacterium formicicum.
TGGATAGTTTGGAATCTAAGGATGGTAACAGTGAAATTGTACTCAAAGCCCTGTAGATTATGGGAGTACACCTATGGATGCCCTTAAAGTTGTGGTTTTCGGCGCTTTAAACGCCGGTAAAACCACCTTTGTTGAGAGATTAAGTGGAAACGAACTTTTCTTGAAAGGTGAATATGAAGATATTACCACCAGTTTTGATTTTGTCCAGATCGAACAGGGCGGTTTTTTAATACATTTATTTGCCAGTCCCGGGCATCGAAGATTTTCTTTTATGTGGGAAACACTGGCTACTGGTATGGACGGGGCAATCTTATTAATAGACTCAACCGTGGGGATAACACCGGTAGATTTCGAGTTAATTAAATTCATTGAAGGCTACGATGTGCCTTATGTTATTGCGGCCAATAAAGAAGACATTTCTAGACTGGATCCGGAAGCTATACGTGCTGAATTGAATCTTTCGGGCGATATACCTATTTTTAATACTTCGGCATTGAATGATGATGATCTGGCCAGTTTCATGGACAATCTTATTAATGAAATTACAGGGAAAAACAAGTGATAGGCCAAATATTTTTGGTAGGCGGATAAAAATGGTTGTTCAGAATTTAGATGAAGTTTTAATCAATATTAACCGAATCAGGGGAGTCAAAGATTCCCTGGTGGCGGGTCTGGATGGTATTCCTGTAACCAAGGTGGATCGGGAAAGTTCAATTTTAAGTGCCACCACGGTGGCGGCACTGGGAGCAGTGCGAGAACTTACCAGAACAGTCCGTTACGGGAATCTAGAGCAGTTAATCGTGGAAACAGAACAGGGGAAAATAGTGATTGATGAATTTGGTATGGATCATGTTATCATAGTTTTAACCGAGATGAATGCCAACATTGGCATGATCAGGGTGATGTTAAAGAAGGCCATTTCTGATTTCACCAACAATCAATAGTTATTCCAGCCGATGTCCTATGAAACCTATTTCCGAGCAGATCAACGAAGTTCTACAGCAGATGGAGTACAAAAGTGACATTTTAGAGTCCTATGTAATCCGTAAAGATGGGCTGATTATGACCTCCAGCAATCCCCATGTGAAAAACCATATGATTGCGGCCATGGCTGCTTCCCTCATCAATATCGGTGAAAAAACACTCAATGATATTGGTAAAGACAACCTGGAAAAAGTCCTGATCAAAGGTGAGAAACTACAAATCGTTATCATGGGTTCATCCACTGTTGCCCTGGTCTGTGCAGTGGAATCCACGGCTAATCTGGGTATGGTTTTTTTGAAAATGAAGAGAGCGGTGGAAAAAATATTCCAGATAATACAGGA
Proteins encoded in this region:
- a CDS encoding roadblock/LC7 domain-containing protein, with product MKPISEQINEVLQQMEYKSDILESYVIRKDGLIMTSSNPHVKNHMIAAMAASLINIGEKTLNDIGKDNLEKVLIKGEKLQIVIMGSSTVALVCAVESTANLGMVFLKMKRAVEKIFQIIQDAYID
- a CDS encoding roadblock/LC7 domain-containing protein, with the protein product MVVQNLDEVLININRIRGVKDSLVAGLDGIPVTKVDRESSILSATTVAALGAVRELTRTVRYGNLEQLIVETEQGKIVIDEFGMDHVIIVLTEMNANIGMIRVMLKKAISDFTNNQ
- a CDS encoding GTP-binding protein, encoding MDALKVVVFGALNAGKTTFVERLSGNELFLKGEYEDITTSFDFVQIEQGGFLIHLFASPGHRRFSFMWETLATGMDGAILLIDSTVGITPVDFELIKFIEGYDVPYVIAANKEDISRLDPEAIRAELNLSGDIPIFNTSALNDDDLASFMDNLINEITGKNK